A genomic region of Arachis stenosperma cultivar V10309 chromosome 9, arast.V10309.gnm1.PFL2, whole genome shotgun sequence contains the following coding sequences:
- the LOC130950474 gene encoding glutamine--tRNA ligase translates to MPTKDDGADKEKCFELFKDIGLDEGTARNTVANKKVTTNLITVIDEAGVTGGCDRTVGNLLYTVATKYPGNALPNRPTLLQYIITSKVKTAAQLDAALVFLAAIGPENLDLKKFEEACGVGIEVSTEDIQNAVNEVFEENKEKILELRYRINVGELLGHVRKRLPWADAKVTKGLVDAKLVELLGPKTAADDEKPTKKKKEKPAKVEEKAAPIAAPEKPPEEELNPFLIFPNPEENFKVHTDVHFSDGSILRCCNTKELLDKHLKATGGKVLTRFPPEPNGYLHIGHAKAMFIDFGLAKDRNGGCYLRYDDTNPEAEKKEYIDHIEEIVRWMGWEPFKITYTSDYFQELYELAVELIKRGHAYVDHQTPDEVKEYREKKLNSPWRDRPISESLKLFEDMRRGLIEEGKATLRMKQDMQSDNYNMYDLIAYRIKFTPHPHAGDKWCIYPSYDYAHCTVDSLENVTHSLCTLEFETRRASYYWLLHSLGIYQPYVWEYSRLNVSNTVMSKRKLNRLVTEKWVDGWDDPRLMTLAGLRRRGMTPTSINAFVRGIGITRSDGTLISVERLEYHVREELNKTAARTMVVLNPLKVVITNLEANSVIEVDGKKWPDAQADDPSALYKIPFSNVVYIERSDFRMQDSKDYYGLAPGKSVILRYAFPIKCTEVILADDNETILEIRAEYDPSKKTKPKGVLHWVSQPSPGVDPLKMEVRLFERLFLSENPAELDNWLGDLNPNSKVIVPNAYGVSSLKEAKVGDTFQFERLGYFVVDKDSTVEKLVFNRTVTLKGSYGKGGK, encoded by the exons ATGCCGACGAAGGATGACGGAGCCGATAAGGAGAAGTGCTTCGAGCTCTTTAAGGATATAGGATTGGATGAGGGCACCGCCCGCAACACCGTCGCCAACAAAAAAGTCACCACCAACCTCATTACCGTAATCGACGAG GCTGGTGTTACTGGTGGATGCGACCGAACTGTTGGAAATCTTCTTTACACG GTTGCGACAAAGTACCCTGGGAATGCCCTGCCAAATCGCCCAACATTACTTCAATACATTATCACGTCCAAG GTGAAAACAGCAGCTCAGTTAGATGCAGCATTAGTTTTCCTTGCTGCCATTGGCCCTGAGAATCTTGATTTGAAGAAGTTTGAAGAAGCCTGTGGCGTTG GCATTGAGGTGTCAACAGAAGATATACAAAATGCTGTTAATGAAGTGTTTGAAGAGAATAAGGAGAAAATTTTGGAGCTACGCTACCGAATAAATG tggGCGAGTTACTTGGGCACGTTCGGAAGAGACTCCCATGGGCTGATGCAAAAGTTACTAAG GGACTTGTAGATGCAAAACTAGTTGAACTACTTGGACCAAAGACAGCAGCAGATGATGAAAAGCCTactaaaaagaagaaagaaaagccTGCTAAAGTAGAA GAGAAGGCAGCACCTATTGCTGCCCCAGAAAAGCCGCCTGAAGAAGAACTGAATCCATTCTTGATATTCCCTAATCCGGAGGAAAATTTTAAG GTGCATACTGATGTTCACTTTAGTGATGGTAGTATTCTGAGATGTTGCAATACAAAGGAACTTCTTGACAAGCACTTGAAAGCAACAGGTGGGAAAGTTTTGACCCGCTTTCCACCAGAACCAAATGGATATTTACATATTGGTCATGCCAAG GCAATGTTTATTGATTTTGGGTTGGCAAAAGATAGAAATGGAGGCTGCTATCTGAG GTATGATGATACAAATCCTGAAGCAGAAAAGAAAGAGTACATTGATCACATTGAGGAAATTGTCCGGTGGATGGGTTGGGAACCATTCAAG ATTACATACACGAGTGATTACTTCCAAGAATTATATGAATTAGCAGTTGAGCTCATCAAAAGGGGTCATGCTTATGTCGATCATCAG ACACCTGATGAAGTAAAGGAATATAGGGAGAAGAAATTAAACAGTCCTTGGAGGGACAGACCGATTTCAGAATCATTGAAACTCTTTGAGGATATGAGACGTGGACTTATAGAGGAAGGGAAAGCAACACTGAGGATGAAGCAAGACATGCAAAGTGATAACTACAATATGTATGACCTAATTGCGTACCGCATTAAA TTTACTCCACACCCTCATGCTGGAGATAAGTGGTGCATCTATCCAAGCTATGATTATGCTCATTGCACTGTGGATTCTCTTGAGAATGTCACACATTCA CTATGTACTCTTGAATTTGAGACACGTCGTGCATCATACTATTGGTTGTTACATTCCTTAGGCATATATCAACCTTATGTATGGGAATATTCACGGTTGAATGTCTCAAACACAGTAATGTCAAAGCGAAAG CTAAATCGGCTAGTGACAGAGAAGTGGGTTGATGGGTGGGATGATCCTCGTCTAATGACACTAGCTGGTTTGCGCCGTAGAGGCATGACCCCGACTTCAATCAATGCTTTTGTTCGTGGTATTGGAATCACTAGAAG TGATGGCACTTTGATATCTGTGGAACGCCTTGAATATCATGTGAGGGAAGAGCTGAACAAAACTGCTGCTCGCACAATGGTTGTCCTAAATCCACTCAAG GTGGTAATTACTAACCTAGAAGCCAACTCAGTGATAGAGGTTGATGGAAAAAAATGGCCTGATGCTCAAGCCGATGATCCATCTGCTTTGTACAAG ATTCCATTTTCCAATGTTGTATATATTGAGCGTTCAGATTTCCGGATGCAAGATTCAAAAGATTATTATGGGCTTGCCCCTGGTAAATCTGTGATATTGAG ATATGCTTTTCCTATAAAGTGCACTGAAGTTATTCTTGCTGATGATAATGAGACTATTCTTGAAATTCGGGCTGAGTATGATCCTTCAAAGAAGACAAAGCCTAAG GGTGTTCTCCACTGGGTTTCTCAGCCTTCTCCAGGTGTTGATCCATTGAAGATGGAAGTCAGGTTGTTTGAGAGGCTATTCCTGTCAGAG AATCCTGCCGAACTTGACAATTGGCTTGGCGATCTAAACCCGAACTCCAAAGTGATAGTTCCCAATGCATATGGCGTGTCCTCACTCAAGGAAGCAAAAGTTGGGGACACGTTCCAATTTGAAAGATTAG GGTATTTTGTGGTTGACAAGGACTCTACTGTGGAAAAACTTGTTTTTAATCGGACTGTGACCCTAAAAGGAAGCTATGGTAAGGGTGGAAAGTAG